A single Defluviitalea saccharophila DNA region contains:
- the neuB gene encoding N-acetylneuraminate synthase has protein sequence MRSISIGNRLIGEDSSCFIIAEAGSNHDRDLGQAKKLIDVAVEAGADAVKFQTFTADKIAANTSHPIMKLGNEYEGVPTLYELYKGLELPREWQRELKEYADKKGIIFLSTPFDYDAVEELEELGMEAYKIASFEMVDIPFLRYIAKKNKPIILSTGMANLGEIEDALNAIYEQGNNQVILLHCGISYPMPVGEVNLAAMDTMKSAFQLPVGYSDHTLGIAIPIAAVARGAKVIEKHFTLDRNLKGPDHKFAIEPDELKAMVKGIRDAEKAIGSSIKGLAHTERLHHQRGRRSIFAKMDIPKGTIITEDMLAVLRPGVGLMPKYFDIVVGREARKDIKKNEPITWEVI, from the coding sequence ATGAGGAGCATTTCCATTGGAAATAGATTAATTGGTGAAGACAGTTCTTGTTTTATCATTGCAGAGGCAGGGAGCAATCATGACAGAGATTTAGGACAAGCAAAAAAACTTATTGATGTAGCGGTAGAAGCAGGGGCAGATGCAGTTAAATTTCAAACATTCACAGCAGATAAAATTGCTGCAAATACTTCTCATCCAATTATGAAACTTGGAAACGAATATGAAGGGGTTCCAACTTTATATGAATTATATAAAGGTTTAGAGCTTCCAAGAGAGTGGCAAAGAGAATTAAAGGAGTATGCTGATAAAAAGGGAATTATTTTTTTATCCACGCCTTTTGACTATGATGCCGTTGAAGAGTTAGAAGAATTAGGCATGGAAGCTTACAAGATTGCTTCTTTTGAAATGGTGGATATACCTTTCCTTAGATATATTGCTAAAAAGAATAAGCCTATTATTCTTTCAACAGGCATGGCTAATCTAGGAGAGATAGAAGATGCTTTAAATGCAATTTATGAGCAGGGGAATAATCAAGTCATTTTATTACACTGTGGGATTAGTTATCCTATGCCTGTAGGAGAGGTAAATTTAGCAGCAATGGATACGATGAAGTCTGCTTTTCAACTCCCGGTTGGATATTCTGATCATACTTTGGGTATTGCTATACCCATTGCTGCTGTAGCAAGAGGTGCTAAGGTAATAGAGAAGCACTTTACCCTGGATAGAAACCTAAAAGGACCCGATCATAAATTTGCGATTGAGCCGGATGAATTAAAAGCTATGGTAAAAGGCATTAGAGATGCTGAAAAAGCTATTGGTTCTTCTATTAAGGGATTAGCTCATACAGAAAGATTACATCACCAAAGAGGACGTAGAAGTATTTTTGCTAAAATGGATATTCCAAAAGGTACTATAATAACAGAAGATATGCTGGCAGTACTTAGACCGGGTGTTGGACTTATGCCAAAATACTTTGATATTGTAGTGGGCAGAGAAGCCAGAAAAGATATTAAAAAGAATGAACCAATTACTTGGGAAGTTATTTAG
- a CDS encoding glycosyltransferase family 2 protein produces the protein MLQTQPLVSVVILCWNRKDDVKESLTRLRGQTYKEMEVIVVDNGSTDGTIAMIEEDFPEVRLLKMPKNMGIEAYNIGFKNAKGEYIVILDDDSFPAEDAIEKMVDKFKNDEKLGIVAFDVRNYFSYDETNKKVEEKKNTSAAIQNYLMAFNGAGAGARKDVIEQVGFYPEEFFLYWNEQDLSFRVLDAGYKIEFFSDIVSYHKYSPANRASWRAPFYYTRNAFWLLWKNYPMTMVIPITFRLIYLVFYYSLEQYTTVYLKAMFSAIFNIKQIKDKRKPVKKYIAENLRIPFDVSFTFYR, from the coding sequence ATGCTGCAAACACAACCATTAGTCAGTGTAGTCATTTTATGCTGGAATCGAAAAGACGATGTAAAAGAAAGTTTAACTCGACTTAGAGGACAAACCTATAAAGAGATGGAAGTTATTGTAGTTGATAATGGTTCTACTGATGGAACAATTGCTATGATTGAAGAGGATTTCCCTGAAGTCAGATTATTGAAGATGCCTAAAAACATGGGAATTGAAGCTTATAATATTGGATTTAAAAATGCAAAAGGAGAATATATCGTTATCCTAGATGATGATTCTTTCCCGGCAGAAGATGCTATAGAAAAGATGGTAGATAAATTTAAAAACGATGAAAAACTAGGTATTGTGGCTTTTGATGTTAGAAACTATTTTAGTTATGACGAAACGAATAAAAAAGTAGAAGAAAAAAAGAATACCTCTGCTGCTATCCAAAATTATCTGATGGCTTTTAATGGAGCAGGAGCGGGGGCACGAAAAGATGTTATAGAGCAAGTAGGATTTTATCCAGAAGAGTTTTTTTTATATTGGAATGAACAGGACCTGTCTTTCCGCGTGTTAGATGCAGGATATAAGATAGAATTTTTCTCGGATATTGTATCTTATCATAAATATTCTCCAGCGAATCGTGCATCATGGAGAGCTCCCTTTTACTATACTAGAAATGCTTTTTGGCTTCTTTGGAAAAACTATCCTATGACTATGGTGATACCAATTACTTTTCGGTTAATCTATTTGGTGTTTTATTATTCTTTAGAGCAGTATACGACGGTTTATCTTAAAGCAATGTTTTCTGCAATATTTAATATAAAACAAATTAAAGATAAAAGAAAACCGGTTAAGAAATATATAGCAGAAAATCTTCGTATTCCGTTTGATGTGTCATTTACCTTTTATAGATAG
- a CDS encoding glycosyltransferase, whose product MMEECAKRRHLLLISYYFAPQNLIAAVRTTKIAKYFVRSGWNVTIITADKCRLGNQRDSTLVCDEMKYMKIIRVKDSNNIIPHLLQRSSFIDEIFRNQGTVEWYWEAKRVLKSHLIKEKFDLVISSYAPMYTHLLAAYAKKMQPSICWIADFRDAYINNITKRNKSNVSSKVCFIMQNYIVRKADRITTVSDGLRKELMRQNRYIKNKMLTITNGYDEEDRRIINDDTNNNSIFTIAYTGTIYHRHSDPSMLFQALKELISEGKIESTKVRFDYCGKDTKGINFLAKHYGIESIMNYYGVVNRKKSMEIQSSSQLLLALAWNKKDSTGILTGKIFEYMLIQKPVISITVGDRPRGELSKLIRRSNLGIACEEKNYKDDLQKLKSFISKNYNEFYEKGEIAFFPDNNILKRYEYAEITSRFIKLYEECFKHKY is encoded by the coding sequence ATGATGGAAGAATGTGCAAAAAGAAGACATTTGCTTTTAATTTCATATTATTTTGCTCCTCAAAATTTGATAGCTGCAGTTAGAACTACAAAGATAGCAAAATATTTTGTAAGAAGTGGTTGGAATGTAACAATAATAACAGCAGATAAGTGTAGGCTTGGCAATCAAAGAGATTCTACATTGGTGTGTGATGAAATGAAATATATGAAAATTATACGAGTAAAAGATTCCAATAATATAATTCCACATTTACTGCAGCGATCATCTTTCATAGATGAGATTTTTAGAAATCAAGGTACAGTAGAATGGTATTGGGAAGCGAAACGTGTGTTAAAAAGTCATTTGATAAAAGAAAAGTTTGATTTGGTTATATCTAGTTACGCACCCATGTATACCCATTTATTAGCTGCTTATGCCAAAAAGATGCAACCATCTATATGTTGGATTGCCGATTTTAGAGATGCATATATTAATAATATTACTAAGAGAAACAAAAGTAATGTATCTTCAAAGGTCTGTTTTATTATGCAAAACTATATTGTAAGAAAAGCCGATAGAATTACTACAGTATCTGATGGTTTAAGAAAAGAATTAATGCGGCAGAATAGATATATTAAAAATAAAATGTTAACAATAACGAATGGATATGATGAAGAAGATAGAAGAATAATTAATGATGATACTAACAATAACTCTATCTTTACTATAGCTTATACAGGGACAATATATCATCGACATAGTGATCCGTCTATGTTATTTCAAGCCTTAAAAGAATTGATTAGTGAAGGTAAAATAGAATCAACGAAAGTTAGATTTGACTATTGTGGAAAAGACACAAAAGGAATTAATTTTTTAGCAAAACATTACGGAATAGAAAGCATCATGAATTATTATGGAGTGGTGAATAGAAAGAAATCAATGGAAATACAAAGTTCGAGCCAATTATTATTGGCATTGGCATGGAACAAAAAAGATAGTACAGGAATTTTAACAGGGAAAATATTTGAATATATGTTAATACAAAAACCTGTGATTTCAATTACTGTTGGTGATAGGCCTAGAGGGGAATTAAGTAAATTAATTAGAAGAAGCAATTTAGGAATTGCATGTGAGGAAAAAAACTACAAGGATGATTTGCAAAAATTAAAATCATTTATTAGCAAAAACTATAATGAGTTTTATGAAAAAGGTGAGATAGCATTTTTCCCAGATAATAATATTTTAAAACGTTATGAATATGCAGAAATTACAAGTAGATTTATAAAATTGTATGAAGAGTGTTTTAAACATAAATATTAG
- a CDS encoding ATP-grasp domain-containing protein, which produces MNILLTAIGKRVQLISFLKKNFNIIGVDCSSINPAKHFVDVFFEVPSYQNESYVDALLKICKDTKIDGLIPLFEKEYSLLDRRRKEFHDLGVQVLLSNSFVLNICENKVRTYEFFLEQSIQTPKTWSKSEDVNICDDKSFFIIKPRDGMGSQGVYRAKNKEELNFFSKYVPNSMIQEFIQGTEYTIDVFCDHGGRVVSCVPRERLQVRAGEVSKSITRNHPRIIEEAVQICEKLGGIGPLTLQCIEDSKGDIYWIEINPRFGGGVPLSMEAGIDYGKMIKEWAEGKTVESQMGQFKPNLLMLRYDDAIFIVDNK; this is translated from the coding sequence ATGAATATACTATTAACCGCCATTGGTAAGAGAGTTCAATTAATTTCTTTTTTAAAGAAAAACTTTAATATTATTGGAGTTGACTGTTCTTCGATTAATCCTGCTAAGCATTTTGTTGATGTTTTTTTTGAAGTGCCAAGCTATCAAAACGAAAGCTATGTAGACGCACTTCTTAAGATATGTAAGGATACAAAGATAGATGGTTTAATACCTTTATTTGAAAAAGAATATTCTCTTCTAGATCGTAGAAGAAAAGAATTTCATGATTTAGGGGTGCAAGTGCTTCTTTCTAATTCTTTTGTACTTAACATTTGTGAAAACAAGGTTAGAACCTATGAGTTTTTCTTAGAGCAAAGTATTCAGACCCCAAAAACATGGTCTAAGTCAGAGGATGTCAATATCTGTGATGATAAATCTTTCTTTATTATTAAGCCAAGAGATGGTATGGGTAGCCAAGGGGTCTATCGTGCTAAAAATAAAGAAGAATTAAATTTCTTTTCAAAATATGTCCCGAATTCAATGATCCAGGAATTCATTCAAGGTACAGAATACACTATAGATGTATTTTGTGATCATGGCGGCCGAGTAGTTTCTTGTGTTCCCAGAGAACGGCTTCAAGTTCGAGCTGGAGAAGTTTCTAAATCCATCACAAGGAATCATCCTAGAATTATAGAAGAAGCTGTGCAAATCTGCGAAAAATTAGGGGGGATAGGCCCTCTTACCCTTCAGTGTATTGAAGATTCTAAAGGTGATATATATTGGATTGAAATTAATCCTCGTTTTGGTGGAGGCGTACCTCTTTCTATGGAAGCTGGCATTGATTATGGAAAGATGATTAAAGAGTGGGCAGAGGGCAAAACTGTAGAGTCTCAAATGGGTCAATTTAAACCTAATCTTCTAATGTTAAGATATGATGATGCAATTTTTATAGTAGATAATAAATAA
- a CDS encoding glycosyltransferase, giving the protein MARIVLLKGQSQYNVLRIFIDYLGKAFKQLGDEVFIIDLMKSQWTKDLQDVFSQACDFAFAFNCIGVDLEANNELLFNLTNTAYVGCLVDHPIYHLQRINTNLNKLILTCVDYSHIEFLCTYYPLKRAAFLPHGGSIKEGNPKDQRVREIDVLFGGSFKDPNLIRNEWLILPKTVISIMDEAVEYLLANPDKSLEGGFKFVLQSKSFYGEYGMLMNNPAFLQLVDGYVRSYRRYRCIEELIKSGIEIDFYGSLEWKKNPFEKYKNFRIHNSVGFNEMLSLMENSKVVLNVLPNFSNGSHERIFTSMLQGAISVTDKNQYLESQFNDEEDILFYSWDKIELLPAKIKDILADEEKRNYIALNGMQKAKENHTWLQRAKKIKELVEISNVFKTT; this is encoded by the coding sequence ATGGCTAGAATTGTATTATTAAAAGGACAATCTCAGTATAATGTGCTTAGAATATTTATTGATTATTTAGGTAAAGCCTTTAAACAATTAGGTGATGAGGTATTTATTATAGATTTAATGAAATCTCAATGGACAAAAGATTTACAAGATGTATTTTCCCAGGCCTGTGATTTTGCATTTGCATTCAATTGTATTGGAGTAGACTTAGAGGCAAATAATGAGCTTTTATTTAATCTTACTAATACTGCTTATGTTGGCTGTTTAGTAGACCATCCAATTTATCACCTTCAAAGAATTAATACTAATTTGAATAAACTTATTTTAACTTGTGTAGATTACTCTCATATTGAATTTCTATGTACATATTACCCTCTCAAAAGAGCCGCATTTTTACCTCATGGAGGAAGTATTAAAGAAGGAAATCCTAAAGACCAAAGAGTTCGAGAGATCGATGTGTTATTTGGAGGAAGTTTTAAAGATCCCAACCTAATCCGTAATGAGTGGTTAATTTTACCTAAAACCGTTATTTCCATAATGGATGAAGCGGTAGAATATTTATTAGCTAATCCAGATAAATCATTAGAAGGAGGATTTAAGTTTGTACTCCAATCAAAAAGTTTTTATGGAGAGTACGGAATGTTAATGAATAACCCGGCATTTCTACAATTGGTGGATGGCTATGTAAGGAGTTATCGTAGATATAGGTGTATTGAAGAATTAATTAAATCTGGAATAGAAATAGATTTTTATGGTTCACTGGAGTGGAAAAAGAATCCTTTTGAAAAGTATAAGAACTTTAGAATACATAATTCTGTTGGTTTTAATGAAATGCTATCTTTAATGGAGAATTCTAAAGTTGTATTAAATGTGCTTCCTAATTTTAGCAACGGATCTCATGAAAGAATCTTTACTTCCATGCTTCAAGGAGCAATATCTGTAACAGATAAAAATCAATATTTAGAGAGTCAATTTAATGATGAAGAAGATATCCTTTTTTATTCTTGGGATAAAATAGAACTCTTACCGGCAAAAATCAAAGATATTTTAGCAGATGAAGAAAAAAGAAACTATATTGCTTTAAATGGGATGCAAAAAGCAAAAGAAAATCATACTTGGCTGCAAAGAGCAAAAAAAATTAAAGAGTTAGTGGAAATAAGCAATGTGTTTAAGACCACCTGA
- a CDS encoding glycosyltransferase family protein: MGNGVICIIQARMGSERLPGKVIKEIKGIPMIVHILNRLNQSSKIEKTIVATSTNSENDQLVEIVENAGGTIFRGSEDDVLKRYVDAAEQFEGEYIIRVTGDCPLISAEVIDTLIDKFLEAKVDYMRVDVPNTFARGFDAEIFTKEALIKAHKEATEARYREHVTLYMYEHPEEFTIEKMEAEESWNRPNYRLCVDTKEDFEVVEKIYDALYDDNSHFTIDDIISYLDNHPEVSNINQSIIQKDV; the protein is encoded by the coding sequence ATGGGGAATGGCGTAATTTGCATTATTCAAGCCAGAATGGGATCTGAGCGATTGCCGGGTAAAGTTATTAAAGAGATTAAAGGTATTCCTATGATTGTGCACATATTAAATCGATTAAATCAATCTAGTAAAATCGAAAAAACAATTGTTGCTACTTCTACCAATTCTGAAAATGATCAACTGGTTGAAATAGTAGAGAATGCAGGAGGAACTATTTTTAGAGGCTCGGAAGATGATGTGTTAAAGAGATATGTTGATGCAGCAGAACAGTTTGAAGGAGAATATATTATAAGAGTTACTGGGGATTGTCCTTTGATTAGTGCAGAAGTGATTGATACATTAATTGATAAATTTTTAGAGGCAAAAGTAGACTACATGAGAGTTGATGTCCCTAATACCTTTGCCAGAGGCTTCGATGCAGAGATATTTACAAAAGAAGCTCTTATAAAAGCCCATAAAGAAGCCACAGAAGCAAGATACAGAGAACATGTAACCTTATATATGTATGAGCATCCAGAGGAGTTTACTATTGAAAAGATGGAGGCAGAGGAAAGCTGGAATAGACCCAACTATAGATTATGTGTAGACACTAAAGAAGATTTTGAGGTTGTAGAAAAAATATATGATGCCTTATATGATGACAATTCACATTTTACTATAGATGATATTATTTCATATTTAGATAATCATCCTGAAGTTTCAAACATAAATCAGTCTATCATTCAAAAAGATGTATAG
- the glf gene encoding UDP-galactopyranose mutase — protein MIIKNIVVGAGFAGSLIARRLAEEKNEKVLVIDKHNHIAGHAHDQYNEYGVLIHTYGPHIFHTNNKKVWDWLSRFTDWYLYQHRVLSYIDGMKIPMPISVETINQLYNLNLSSDEVGEWLEEQAEHIDEIKTSEDVVISKAGKDIYEKFFKNYTYKQWERYPSELDPSVIKRIPFRNNRDTRYFTDKYQGLPKQGYTKMFEKILDHPNIHIMLNTNWLDIRDQIKFDKLYFTGPIDLYYEYKFGELEYRSVRFEYETFFNKEFYQEVGTVNYPNDYDFTRITEYKHLTGQDIPRTTIAREYSMAHGEPFYIVPDKENQEKAEQYRQYAQKEKNVTFIGRLAEYKYYNMDQIVDRALELPLD, from the coding sequence ATGATTATAAAGAATATAGTTGTAGGTGCAGGATTTGCAGGTTCCCTAATAGCCCGCCGTTTAGCAGAAGAAAAGAATGAAAAAGTTTTAGTCATTGATAAACATAACCATATAGCTGGACATGCCCATGACCAATATAATGAATATGGTGTCTTAATACACACATATGGTCCCCATATTTTTCATACTAATAATAAGAAAGTTTGGGATTGGCTTTCTCGATTTACCGATTGGTATTTATATCAACATAGAGTTTTAAGCTATATTGATGGTATGAAGATTCCAATGCCAATATCGGTAGAAACGATTAATCAACTTTACAACTTGAACTTAAGTTCAGATGAAGTAGGAGAATGGTTAGAAGAGCAGGCAGAACATATTGATGAAATTAAGACTTCTGAAGATGTAGTTATCTCAAAAGCAGGCAAAGATATTTATGAAAAGTTTTTTAAAAACTACACATATAAACAATGGGAGAGATATCCTAGTGAATTAGATCCCAGTGTCATCAAAAGAATTCCTTTTAGAAATAATCGTGATACCAGGTATTTCACGGATAAATATCAAGGCCTTCCTAAACAGGGATATACAAAGATGTTTGAAAAGATATTGGATCATCCTAATATACATATTATGTTAAATACAAACTGGCTTGATATAAGAGATCAAATTAAATTTGATAAATTGTATTTTACTGGTCCTATTGATTTATACTATGAGTATAAATTTGGTGAATTAGAATATCGTTCCGTACGATTTGAATACGAGACGTTTTTTAACAAAGAATTTTATCAAGAAGTTGGAACAGTTAATTATCCGAATGATTATGACTTTACAAGGATTACAGAATATAAACATTTAACAGGTCAAGACATACCACGTACTACGATTGCTAGAGAATATTCAATGGCTCATGGAGAACCTTTTTACATTGTGCCTGACAAGGAAAATCAAGAGAAGGCGGAACAGTATCGCCAATATGCTCAGAAAGAAAAAAATGTTACCTTTATTGGGAGGTTAGCAGAGTATAAATATTATAATATGGATCAAATTGTAGATAGAGCATTGGAGCTTCCATTAGATTAA
- a CDS encoding glycosyltransferase family 2 protein gives MEICNIPVGIVICNWNKKDYVLKCIESVKQLDYKNYDITVVDNASTDGSVEAIEAKYPDITLIKNTENKGGSGGFNTGIKYMVETGKYKYIYLLDNDVILDKNALYELVKAMELDNDLGIAGSKIYVMDTPNQIQELGAWIDWNKGYILPNKKGYIEKDEIIQNVEVDYVPACSLLVRTEAIQKAGIMDEKYFLYWDDIEWGYRIKNNGYKVKAISSSKVWHKMGVANKTSTLTTYYFWRNRIHFFNKYAPEEKWKGIMSIIFEDYFTGLYTSTFYGKKQTARSMYEAIKDGVNGRRGKAKENQYGLVCTPRITLNDVIKSKHQIVILDNEYSNLIKTMIKNKFPDLNYSSINDHTTKEKVIFIPCSHVFDYKDDIKYEEVESYWVDRYLNVLPNNNFGKKAVSRFQNKRQKFMTDQLEILLEKLRQQRMEKE, from the coding sequence ATGGAAATATGTAATATTCCTGTAGGGATTGTAATCTGTAATTGGAATAAAAAAGACTATGTTTTAAAATGCATAGAATCAGTTAAACAATTAGATTATAAGAATTATGATATAACTGTTGTAGATAATGCTTCAACGGATGGCTCAGTTGAAGCTATTGAAGCGAAATATCCTGATATTACTCTTATTAAGAATACAGAAAATAAAGGTGGTTCCGGTGGATTCAATACTGGAATCAAGTATATGGTTGAAACAGGTAAGTATAAATATATATATCTATTGGATAATGACGTAATTTTAGATAAAAATGCACTATATGAACTTGTTAAGGCAATGGAATTGGATAATGATTTAGGCATTGCAGGATCAAAAATATATGTAATGGATACACCTAATCAAATTCAAGAATTGGGTGCATGGATTGATTGGAATAAAGGATATATCCTGCCTAATAAAAAAGGATATATAGAAAAGGATGAAATTATACAAAATGTAGAAGTAGATTATGTTCCGGCATGTTCTTTACTTGTGAGAACGGAAGCAATCCAAAAAGCTGGCATAATGGACGAGAAATACTTTCTCTACTGGGATGATATTGAATGGGGATATCGAATAAAAAATAATGGCTATAAAGTAAAGGCAATTTCAAGTTCTAAAGTATGGCATAAGATGGGTGTAGCCAACAAAACTTCAACGTTGACGACATACTATTTCTGGCGCAACCGTATCCATTTTTTTAATAAATATGCGCCAGAAGAAAAATGGAAAGGCATCATGTCTATCATTTTTGAAGACTATTTTACAGGGTTGTATACGAGTACGTTTTATGGAAAAAAACAAACGGCTAGAAGTATGTATGAAGCTATAAAGGATGGAGTCAATGGCAGAAGAGGTAAAGCTAAAGAGAATCAGTATGGTTTAGTGTGTACCCCACGCATAACATTAAATGATGTTATCAAAAGTAAACATCAAATTGTGATATTAGATAATGAATATTCCAATCTTATAAAAACAATGATTAAAAATAAATTTCCTGATTTAAATTACAGCTCAATAAATGACCATACTACCAAGGAAAAAGTTATATTCATTCCTTGTTCTCATGTTTTTGATTATAAGGACGATATTAAATATGAAGAGGTAGAATCTTATTGGGTTGATAGATATTTAAATGTTTTACCAAATAATAATTTTGGTAAAAAAGCAGTGAGCCGATTTCAAAATAAGAGACAGAAGTTTATGACAGACCAATTAGAAATTTTGTTGGAAAAGTTAAGACAACAAAGGATGGAAAAGGAGTAG
- a CDS encoding glycosyltransferase family 2 protein — MVAITYINNPEVSVVLPIYNSEEYIEETLESILSQSYKNFELIIINDGSTDRSLDIINSFTRIDDRIIFLSRRNKGLVCSLNEGISLARGKYIARCDADDINYQDRFEKQVKFLNENDHIDIVGTKVEVIGEVEESIKVKRRAQLNIDIDEFNGEEKILTYWHCLAHSSVMFRKTLIDRIGGYRDYKSEDLELWIRALKNGHKIKKLDDVLIQCRIHGQSKSNLENINYEGIEDAMRIKLNYLEEKGTSFDQYMIWGLGSGGRLAYKVLKECYPMYECTGFIDSYKSGQYNNIPIYNPQQINDFRTNYMFIATELGKEDSINRLNALDMKNIDNYLCLV; from the coding sequence ATGGTAGCCATTACATATATAAATAATCCAGAAGTATCTGTAGTTTTACCGATATATAATAGCGAAGAATATATAGAAGAAACTTTAGAGAGTATTTTATCACAGTCGTATAAAAATTTTGAACTAATAATTATTAACGATGGTTCTACTGATCGGTCTTTAGATATAATAAATAGTTTTACAAGAATAGATGATAGAATAATTTTTTTGTCACGACGAAACAAGGGCCTTGTTTGTTCTCTTAATGAAGGCATTTCTTTGGCACGAGGGAAATATATTGCTAGATGCGATGCGGATGATATAAATTACCAAGATAGATTTGAAAAACAAGTAAAATTTTTAAATGAGAATGATCATATTGATATTGTAGGCACTAAAGTAGAAGTTATTGGCGAAGTTGAAGAATCGATAAAAGTAAAAAGAAGAGCACAACTAAATATTGACATCGATGAATTTAACGGAGAAGAAAAAATATTAACTTATTGGCATTGTCTTGCTCATTCATCTGTGATGTTTAGAAAAACATTAATTGATAGGATTGGTGGGTATCGTGATTATAAATCTGAGGATTTGGAGTTATGGATACGCGCATTAAAAAATGGCCATAAGATAAAAAAATTAGATGATGTCTTAATTCAATGTAGAATACATGGACAATCTAAAAGTAATTTAGAAAATATTAATTATGAAGGTATAGAAGATGCGATGAGAATAAAGTTAAATTATTTAGAGGAAAAAGGAACATCATTTGATCAATACATGATATGGGGGCTTGGAAGTGGTGGAAGATTAGCCTATAAAGTGTTGAAAGAATGTTATCCTATGTATGAGTGTACAGGCTTTATTGATTCGTATAAAAGTGGCCAGTATAATAACATTCCAATATATAATCCTCAACAAATTAATGACTTTAGGACAAATTATATGTTTATTGCAACTGAGTTGGGAAAAGAAGATTCAATAAATAGATTAAATGCTTTAGATATGAAAAATATTGATAATTACTTATGTCTTGTTTAA